One genomic region from Fervidobacterium gondwanense DSM 13020 encodes:
- a CDS encoding FAD-dependent oxidoreductase yields the protein MKVIVIGCTHAGTAFITTAKKLYGDNVKITTYERNDTVSFLSCGIALHIGGVVKDPMKLFYSSPKTLSDLGAEMKMRHEVFGVNFDEKYVIAKNLETGETFKDHFDKLVITSGSWPIVPDVPGKDLQGILLSKNFYHAKDIANNSKNAQKIVVIGAGYIGVELAEAFKHRGKEVVLIDIADRILSRYLDKEFTELLENEMTENGVKLALGETVVRFEGENGCVKKVVTNKSVYEADMVVLATGFRPNTDIFRDKLKTLPGGALIVDEYLHTSNQDAYAAGDSAAVWYNPTDSYEYIPLATNAVRMGTIIAYNLFEDRIRYPGTQGTSGVKVFSYNVATSGINELLAQQKGIDYDVIYAIENNRPEFMPDYEPVYVKLVYRKDDGTIVGGQVMSRADVTESANTLSVAIQNKYKIKDLAFADFFFQPYFNKPWNFLNTVALKALEKMDKSNK from the coding sequence ATGAAAGTAATCGTGATAGGATGCACACATGCAGGAACTGCTTTTATTACGACAGCAAAGAAACTGTACGGTGATAATGTGAAAATAACCACATATGAAAGGAATGACACGGTGTCGTTTCTTTCATGTGGAATTGCTCTCCACATTGGTGGTGTTGTTAAAGATCCAATGAAGCTCTTTTACTCATCTCCAAAAACACTCTCCGATTTAGGAGCAGAGATGAAAATGAGACATGAGGTTTTCGGTGTTAATTTTGATGAAAAGTATGTAATAGCAAAGAATTTAGAGACTGGCGAAACGTTCAAAGACCATTTTGACAAACTAGTTATCACTTCAGGCTCATGGCCAATTGTTCCTGATGTACCTGGAAAAGATTTACAAGGCATACTTCTTTCGAAGAACTTTTACCATGCAAAGGATATAGCCAATAACTCAAAGAACGCTCAGAAGATAGTTGTTATAGGTGCTGGCTATATAGGCGTTGAACTGGCTGAAGCTTTTAAACATAGAGGAAAGGAAGTAGTACTTATCGATATTGCAGACAGAATTCTGTCAAGATATTTGGACAAGGAATTCACTGAACTTCTTGAGAATGAAATGACAGAAAATGGTGTAAAACTTGCCTTGGGTGAAACCGTCGTGAGATTCGAAGGAGAAAATGGTTGTGTAAAGAAGGTAGTAACGAATAAATCAGTCTATGAAGCTGACATGGTAGTTTTAGCAACAGGATTCAGACCGAATACGGATATTTTTAGAGATAAACTCAAAACTCTGCCCGGTGGCGCTTTGATTGTTGATGAATATTTACACACCTCTAACCAAGATGCCTATGCTGCGGGCGACAGTGCAGCAGTATGGTACAATCCTACAGACTCTTACGAGTATATTCCATTAGCAACGAATGCCGTTAGGATGGGAACAATCATAGCGTATAACCTATTTGAGGACAGGATAAGATATCCTGGAACTCAAGGTACATCAGGTGTTAAAGTGTTCTCTTACAACGTAGCGACATCTGGTATAAACGAGTTGCTCGCCCAGCAAAAAGGGATTGACTATGACGTCATATATGCAATTGAAAACAACAGACCAGAATTCATGCCTGACTATGAACCGGTTTACGTAAAATTAGTTTATAGAAAAGATGATGGAACCATTGTCGGAGGTCAAGTTATGTCAAGGGCGGACGTAACTGAGAGTGCGAATACACTTTCTGTCGCTATTCAAAATAAATACAAAATAAAGGACTTAGCTTTTGCCGATTTCTTCTTCCAGCCGTACTTCAATAAACCATGGAATTTCCTTAATACCGTTGCCCTTAAGGCTTTAGAAAAGATGGATAAATCAAATAAGTAA
- a CDS encoding YifB family Mg chelatase-like AAA ATPase has translation MYFSTKSAVIVGISPLLVTVEVDINSRSVKRDINIVGLPDAAVKESKQRILSAFKNSNILIPDGLITVNLAPSDVKKEGTYLDLAIALAILGANKYIPTLDMIVLGELGLEGNIRKVKGVLPILLEFSQPDTTFIIPYDNIPEASATKSKFLAFKNLYDTVVSLRNGNYQPPQHSIPSIEKSQSEVDFSDIRGHIMPKRALEVAAAGGHNVLMVGPPGTGKTMFARRFSTILPPLSEQEKIEISKIYSAVGLLDSKLIEERPFRSPHHTSSAVAIIGGGTNVKPGEVTLAHNGVLFLDELPEFRRDVLEALREPLEDGVVTVSRSKATHVFPASFQFIAAMNPCPCGHYGDKEVACKCSPYEIRRYWKNISGPILDRIDIQIQIPRITFEEMRGKTNIAAESSETIRERVIKAREIQNTRYKDERIKLNAKLTHKMVEKYIILEENAEEFLKEYSKKFRLSGRAIDKILKVARTIADLNNSERIDKLAISEAVQYRLNNMELEFIL, from the coding sequence ATGTATTTTAGCACCAAGTCGGCGGTGATAGTTGGTATAAGCCCTTTGCTCGTGACAGTCGAGGTTGATATAAATTCAAGGAGTGTCAAGCGAGATATAAACATAGTTGGATTGCCAGATGCAGCGGTTAAAGAGAGTAAGCAAAGAATTCTCAGCGCGTTTAAAAACTCGAACATCTTGATTCCTGATGGATTAATAACTGTTAATCTTGCGCCAAGCGATGTCAAAAAAGAGGGAACCTACCTTGATTTAGCAATCGCTTTAGCGATACTTGGTGCGAATAAATATATTCCTACGCTCGATATGATTGTTCTTGGAGAACTTGGACTTGAGGGAAATATCAGAAAAGTTAAAGGCGTCCTTCCTATTCTGTTAGAATTCAGCCAGCCTGACACAACATTCATAATACCTTATGACAACATTCCTGAAGCATCAGCAACAAAAAGTAAGTTTCTTGCGTTTAAAAACTTATACGATACTGTCGTTTCACTCCGCAATGGGAATTACCAGCCTCCGCAGCACTCCATTCCAAGTATTGAGAAATCACAATCTGAAGTCGATTTTTCAGACATAAGGGGCCACATAATGCCAAAGAGAGCACTTGAAGTGGCGGCAGCTGGTGGGCATAATGTCTTGATGGTTGGACCTCCGGGAACTGGCAAAACTATGTTTGCAAGAAGATTTTCAACAATATTACCCCCGCTAAGTGAACAAGAAAAGATAGAAATATCGAAGATTTACAGTGCAGTGGGTTTACTCGATTCCAAACTAATTGAAGAACGTCCTTTTAGAAGCCCACACCACACCTCTAGCGCAGTAGCCATAATTGGTGGTGGAACAAACGTTAAACCTGGGGAAGTAACGTTAGCTCACAACGGGGTACTTTTTTTGGATGAACTACCAGAATTTCGCAGGGATGTCTTAGAAGCACTTAGAGAACCTCTTGAAGATGGTGTTGTTACAGTTTCAAGATCAAAAGCAACTCACGTTTTTCCAGCCAGTTTTCAGTTCATCGCCGCTATGAACCCTTGTCCCTGTGGTCATTATGGTGACAAAGAAGTAGCTTGTAAGTGTTCTCCATACGAAATCAGAAGATATTGGAAAAACATATCAGGTCCTATTCTTGATAGAATAGATATACAAATTCAAATACCGCGAATAACATTTGAAGAAATGCGAGGTAAAACAAATATTGCTGCAGAATCAAGTGAAACTATACGGGAACGTGTTATTAAGGCACGCGAAATTCAAAACACAAGGTATAAGGATGAAAGAATAAAGCTTAACGCAAAGCTAACCCATAAAATGGTTGAAAAGTACATAATCCTCGAAGAAAACGCCGAAGAATTTCTGAAAGAATATTCCAAGAAATTTAGATTGTCTGGAAGAGCGATAGATAAGATACTTAAAGTCGCGCGAACGATTGCTGATCTTAACAACAGTGAACGGATTGATAAATTAGCTATAAGTGAAGCTGTGCAATATCGACTCAACAATATGGAATTAGAGTTTATATTATAA
- a CDS encoding class I SAM-dependent rRNA methyltransferase: MYKAKAILKKDIKRRVLSGHPWIYDNEIERIEGDFDDGDVVGIYTFANQFLGIGYINTKSKITIRILSRKPMEIDQEFVKDKILEAIKNRYNLAKENAFRVVFGEADGLPGLIVDKFGEYLSVQFNTLGINKLRSYILQTLVEIFNPLGIFERTEGSAVRKEGLEEFSGWIYGSGPELIPFEINDIKFLADTKGQKTGAFLDQRENAKKLMEFAEGKNCLDCFSYTGNFGMHLLKGGAKHVTFVDYSERAIDVAKEIAKMNGFENCEFIVANVFDFLKNQYESAKKYDIIVLDPPSFAKSATSRDAAFKGYKEINYRSMKLIKDGGILATASCTQVVSQSEFESILVDSAIDAKVILRLLHRGGQPIDHPQIYNILETMYLKFLILQVSLLNK; the protein is encoded by the coding sequence ATGTACAAAGCGAAGGCGATTCTTAAGAAAGATATAAAAAGAAGAGTCTTATCTGGACATCCTTGGATATATGACAACGAGATCGAACGTATTGAGGGCGATTTCGACGATGGAGATGTCGTCGGTATATACACATTTGCAAATCAGTTCCTTGGAATTGGATATATAAACACGAAATCCAAGATAACAATTAGGATACTTTCAAGAAAACCTATGGAAATTGATCAAGAATTTGTCAAAGATAAAATTTTAGAGGCAATAAAAAACAGGTATAACCTCGCCAAAGAAAATGCGTTTCGTGTGGTCTTTGGCGAAGCTGACGGACTACCCGGATTAATCGTTGATAAGTTTGGGGAATATCTCTCTGTGCAGTTCAACACGCTTGGTATTAACAAACTTAGAAGCTATATTCTACAAACACTCGTTGAGATATTTAACCCTCTCGGAATTTTCGAGAGAACCGAGGGGAGTGCTGTAAGAAAAGAAGGACTCGAAGAGTTTAGCGGTTGGATTTACGGTTCAGGTCCTGAATTAATCCCTTTTGAAATTAACGATATCAAATTCCTCGCCGATACGAAGGGACAAAAGACAGGAGCATTCTTAGACCAAAGAGAAAATGCCAAGAAGCTTATGGAATTCGCAGAAGGAAAAAACTGTTTAGATTGTTTTTCATATACCGGCAACTTTGGAATGCATCTTCTCAAGGGTGGGGCCAAACATGTAACTTTTGTTGATTACTCAGAACGTGCCATTGATGTAGCAAAAGAGATAGCTAAAATGAACGGATTCGAAAACTGCGAATTTATCGTGGCAAATGTTTTTGATTTTCTTAAAAACCAGTATGAGAGTGCGAAAAAATATGACATCATAGTCTTAGATCCACCATCATTTGCAAAAAGCGCAACAAGTAGAGATGCAGCTTTCAAGGGATATAAGGAAATAAACTACAGAAGTATGAAGTTGATAAAAGATGGTGGTATATTAGCAACAGCTTCATGTACCCAGGTTGTTTCTCAGAGTGAATTTGAATCTATATTAGTCGATTCAGCTATCGATGCGAAAGTTATTTTGAGACTTTTGCACAGAGGTGGGCAACCAATTGACCATCCTCAGATTTACAATATCTTAGAAACGATGTATCTCAAATTTTTGATTCTGCAAGTTTCACTTCTTAACAAATAA
- a CDS encoding DUF4438 domain-containing protein, which yields MKTNKESVVKLSILVEVAHPVVRMPVVDGDGRVYYFPGVGGITYNFGLGDNAFKMHGDHIEPDVSAKNKDKDINPTCMALACIGNKATVVSGDGKGMEGYVIGKHGGIDHVLIWVPDKEKLAIGDKIQIKAWGQGLELVDFPEIKVLNIDPELFEKIPIKVQKKKLHVPVTAIVPSHLTGSGIGAGNPAATDYDMNTLDKEEIRKYKLDEVRIGDLVAISDHYNGYGAGGYKGGAVSIGIVVHSDCFKTGHGPGMVIIMTSKEGNIVPVIDKESNIKNYLGI from the coding sequence ATTAAAACGAACAAAGAAAGCGTGGTAAAGCTCTCTATACTTGTTGAAGTTGCACATCCCGTTGTTAGAATGCCAGTTGTTGATGGTGATGGAAGAGTATATTACTTTCCTGGAGTTGGTGGTATAACTTACAACTTTGGTCTTGGCGATAATGCATTCAAGATGCATGGAGATCATATTGAGCCAGATGTCAGTGCGAAGAACAAGGACAAAGATATTAATCCAACATGCATGGCATTAGCCTGCATCGGTAACAAAGCCACTGTAGTATCTGGTGATGGAAAAGGAATGGAAGGGTATGTTATAGGCAAACATGGTGGGATCGATCACGTCCTGATTTGGGTTCCGGATAAAGAAAAATTGGCTATTGGAGATAAAATCCAAATCAAAGCCTGGGGACAAGGATTGGAACTCGTTGACTTTCCTGAGATAAAGGTTCTAAACATAGACCCAGAGCTATTTGAAAAGATACCAATAAAAGTTCAGAAGAAAAAGCTTCATGTACCAGTAACAGCGATCGTTCCTTCACATCTCACAGGCTCTGGAATCGGTGCAGGTAATCCAGCAGCAACGGATTACGACATGAATACCTTGGACAAAGAGGAAATAAGGAAATACAAACTTGATGAAGTGAGAATCGGGGACCTCGTCGCTATATCTGATCATTACAACGGCTATGGTGCGGGTGGCTACAAAGGAGGCGCAGTTTCAATAGGTATAGTTGTCCATTCCGATTGCTTCAAAACTGGTCACGGACCTGGGATGGTTATAATTATGACGTCCAAAGAAGGTAACATAGTACCAGTTATCGACAAAGAAAGCAATATAAAAAACTATTTGGGAATTTAA
- a CDS encoding (2Fe-2S)-binding protein, translated as MRVKTHPVIEIIKGGEERFVTFFFENTPIKAFTTDTVASALIANGIDIFGFTEHGHPRGFFCAIGKCSACLVEVDGIPNVRACITPVREGMKVNRQVGRGKPKW; from the coding sequence ATGAGAGTTAAAACACATCCTGTGATTGAGATCATTAAAGGAGGCGAGGAACGTTTTGTAACGTTCTTTTTTGAAAACACTCCGATTAAAGCCTTTACAACCGATACTGTCGCAAGTGCACTTATAGCAAACGGGATTGATATTTTTGGATTCACTGAGCATGGTCATCCAAGAGGCTTTTTCTGTGCAATTGGTAAATGCTCAGCATGCTTGGTAGAGGTCGATGGCATTCCAAATGTTAGGGCCTGTATAACACCAGTAAGGGAAGGAATGAAGGTTAATCGGCAGGTCGGAAGGGGGAAACCAAAATGGTAA
- a CDS encoding nitroreductase family protein has translation MELRDVILQRRSIRQYKNETVPYEKLQEIAKYALLAPSGRNQKPVDIVIVTDKHVIEKIKKSREGAFSFLSTAPACFVIVADESSSTWISDASIVASYVQLLAVDYGLSSCWGHAHERYYNNLSVEAEIKNILHVPSNYRVLCVIGIGYADEEKPYHSLQEVDNRKMHTNQW, from the coding sequence ATGGAATTAAGAGATGTTATACTTCAGAGGCGAAGCATTAGGCAATACAAAAATGAGACTGTTCCATACGAAAAATTGCAGGAAATAGCCAAATACGCATTGCTTGCACCAAGCGGAAGAAATCAGAAACCAGTTGATATAGTTATTGTAACGGACAAGCACGTAATAGAGAAGATCAAGAAGTCAAGAGAAGGTGCGTTTTCTTTCCTTTCGACAGCACCTGCCTGTTTTGTAATTGTTGCAGATGAGTCAAGCTCTACATGGATTTCCGATGCTTCTATCGTCGCTTCGTACGTACAACTTTTAGCTGTTGATTATGGCCTTTCAAGCTGTTGGGGACATGCCCATGAGAGGTACTATAATAATCTCTCCGTGGAGGCGGAAATCAAGAATATATTACATGTTCCCAGTAACTACCGTGTACTCTGTGTAATCGGTATCGGATATGCCGACGAAGAGAAACCATATCATTCATTACAAGAAGTAGACAATCGAAAGATGCACACAAATCAGTGGTAA
- a CDS encoding PQQ-binding-like beta-propeller repeat protein, whose product MFVKGDLSFKNARGFAYLIFFTYLFFLSFSNVFAGALLVSGNGIYDESGNLIKSLTVNDLLFDGTEYYYIQTDGIYTLDGKTKIDIKNAQRVGLNYVLANLKVYKISKGNATTIGTVSSKMKSIYVQDDYIIGIEGNQIVCYFQDKIVWSISTSASSIKVSGSYLAVFDSQTQLFNISNPKYIKLERVYPKFKDYVFFDIYHVFADDSKIYFYRGNARLSTTFPYKGALLTDGTFLYSGTLVISSELTQKELKFSVKSLVPVPSSSETDEGEKQIVQIPSTQQTTIQTTPQTTTNKETETSEKNYPSQEKPSEPEPTIVKPTVTQPVQKTPKLYELVWKVVLSDDVFGKPAVKDNVAYVPTLKGNLLSISNGKINWTYKASFVVVGHVTVGEHIYLASWDDNIYAVDEKGSLKWKLALDGDISQGPAWDGYYLYVVTDNGTVYVLKDNIRNASIVSSYRTASYPVVPPSVSLSGKIFVVDGVGNLWRDKSVQSFVGKVKNLPVVSETPYISQQLGFTLYDDMGVSYEFVPMVKETQILRGKSVFMTINEEVTDAVVSKEKLYIMTSSGKLLIIDKSTKKTLFSDTVPNGKYISLSNGYLYAFGKEVRSYYVNDTPAGFWNSLFANPLNWNSGVK is encoded by the coding sequence GTGTTTGTTAAGGGTGATTTGAGTTTTAAAAATGCAAGAGGCTTCGCTTACTTAATTTTCTTTACATATCTTTTCTTCCTATCTTTTTCTAACGTGTTTGCTGGTGCGCTTTTAGTCTCTGGGAATGGGATATATGATGAATCAGGAAACTTAATAAAGAGTTTGACAGTGAATGATTTGTTGTTTGATGGCACAGAGTATTATTATATACAAACCGATGGCATCTATACATTAGATGGGAAGACAAAGATAGATATTAAGAATGCTCAAAGAGTTGGGTTAAACTATGTTTTGGCAAATCTAAAGGTCTACAAGATTTCGAAAGGAAATGCGACAACTATAGGAACAGTTTCATCGAAAATGAAAAGCATCTACGTTCAAGACGATTACATAATTGGTATCGAGGGAAATCAGATAGTTTGCTATTTCCAAGACAAAATAGTCTGGTCTATATCAACTTCCGCTTCTTCTATCAAGGTGAGTGGTTCTTATTTAGCTGTCTTTGATTCACAAACTCAGCTTTTTAATATTTCAAATCCAAAGTACATAAAATTGGAAAGGGTATATCCTAAGTTCAAAGATTATGTGTTCTTTGATATCTATCACGTCTTTGCAGATGATTCCAAGATTTATTTCTACCGCGGCAACGCACGACTTAGCACAACTTTTCCCTACAAAGGAGCATTACTGACAGATGGAACGTTCCTGTACTCAGGAACGTTGGTGATTTCGTCAGAGTTAACGCAAAAGGAATTGAAATTCTCAGTCAAATCCTTAGTGCCAGTTCCTTCGAGTTCAGAAACTGATGAAGGAGAAAAACAAATAGTTCAAATTCCGAGTACACAGCAAACTACTATACAGACTACACCACAAACCACGACCAATAAAGAGACTGAAACATCTGAAAAAAATTATCCATCTCAAGAAAAGCCTTCAGAACCTGAACCAACGATTGTTAAACCAACAGTAACACAACCAGTTCAGAAAACCCCGAAGCTCTATGAGCTCGTGTGGAAGGTAGTGCTAAGCGATGATGTCTTTGGAAAGCCTGCCGTTAAGGATAACGTTGCCTATGTACCTACTTTGAAAGGAAATCTCTTATCAATATCGAACGGAAAGATAAATTGGACTTACAAGGCATCTTTTGTAGTCGTTGGGCATGTAACGGTTGGAGAACATATATATCTTGCCTCATGGGATGACAACATTTACGCTGTTGACGAAAAGGGAAGTTTAAAGTGGAAATTAGCGCTTGATGGCGATATTTCACAAGGACCCGCATGGGATGGGTATTATTTGTATGTTGTTACGGATAATGGCACAGTCTATGTTTTAAAAGACAATATAAGAAATGCTTCCATAGTTTCATCATATAGAACAGCTTCATACCCAGTAGTTCCACCGTCTGTGTCACTGTCAGGAAAAATATTTGTAGTAGATGGTGTAGGTAACTTATGGCGAGATAAATCTGTTCAATCTTTTGTAGGGAAAGTAAAGAATCTGCCGGTAGTTTCTGAAACTCCGTATATCAGCCAGCAACTCGGATTCACCCTATATGATGATATGGGCGTTAGTTACGAATTTGTTCCTATGGTAAAAGAAACACAGATTCTCAGAGGAAAATCAGTATTCATGACCATAAACGAAGAGGTAACAGATGCGGTCGTAAGTAAAGAAAAGCTTTACATAATGACTTCATCTGGCAAGTTGCTTATTATAGACAAAAGTACAAAAAAGACCCTCTTTTCTGATACAGTTCCTAACGGCAAGTACATAAGTCTGAGCAATGGGTATCTTTACGCATTCGGAAAAGAAGTAAGAAGCTACTATGTTAACGATACACCTGCCGGTTTCTGGAACAGTTTATTTGCAAATCCATTGAACTGGAATTCTGGAGTTAAATAA
- a CDS encoding NUDIX hydrolase, which yields MGETLRFLGEFSYYAVAVPVYRDSFLFEVRAENISQPLEVSFPGGRIEEYETPKDAALRELREELGITNCKLIRDLEPLITPFNTVIFPFLVSLEIDELKINHEEVKETFFAPIDNFGEPYAVGYVDVDLRPREDFPFSLILYGEDYPWKKGIYKVLFYKYNNYVIWGLTARIAQRAYEVLRKSEI from the coding sequence GTGGGTGAGACTTTGAGATTCCTCGGCGAGTTTTCTTATTATGCTGTGGCTGTACCAGTTTATAGAGATAGTTTTCTGTTCGAAGTAAGGGCAGAAAATATATCTCAACCACTTGAGGTATCTTTCCCAGGAGGAAGAATAGAAGAATACGAAACACCAAAAGATGCCGCTTTGAGAGAACTAAGAGAAGAACTTGGTATCACGAATTGTAAACTAATACGTGACTTAGAGCCTTTAATAACACCTTTTAATACTGTTATATTTCCATTTTTGGTCTCATTAGAAATTGATGAATTAAAAATCAATCATGAAGAAGTCAAGGAGACTTTTTTTGCACCTATCGACAATTTTGGAGAACCATATGCTGTAGGTTATGTAGATGTGGATTTGAGACCAAGAGAAGATTTTCCATTTTCTCTTATACTTTATGGTGAAGATTATCCTTGGAAGAAAGGGATTTATAAGGTACTTTTTTATAAATACAATAATTATGTAATATGGGGGCTTACAGCACGTATAGCTCAAAGAGCTTACGAAGTCTTGAGAAAATCTGAAATTTGA
- a CDS encoding 3-oxoacyl-ACP synthase III family protein, with product MKYAKIISSGMYVPQKVMSNAEFEKKTLFTIDPYFSEVIGINHRHVSEDWETPTYMAAEAAKKALQRIGMNPEEIDLIIVGTDTPESVSPPDAPRVQYLIGAHKAEPLAFNVNASCANGALMLDIAARYIAMGDYKNVLVIGTYAMTKFLSWKYSWEALFSDGAGALILTASDEPGFIGSVSRADGSWWQNWGIYMGAGTMNLEGFERGLHKLDLRAAYPATVNEEGWPMLINKLMEKYNLTKEEIGMIFFTQVRKKTIEKVMDILGLPIEKTHMIMHKYGYTGSACVYMAYDDALDEGKLNNLEGKVIIFLTSGVGFQQVATAFRV from the coding sequence ATGAAGTATGCAAAGATTATTTCTTCAGGAATGTATGTTCCACAAAAAGTTATGAGTAACGCAGAATTTGAAAAGAAAACATTATTTACCATCGATCCATATTTTTCGGAAGTGATAGGCATCAATCACAGACATGTCTCTGAAGATTGGGAAACACCAACATATATGGCAGCTGAAGCGGCAAAAAAAGCTTTACAAAGGATAGGAATGAACCCTGAGGAAATAGATTTAATCATTGTTGGAACTGATACTCCAGAGTCCGTTTCACCACCAGATGCTCCTCGCGTTCAGTACTTGATAGGTGCACACAAAGCAGAACCACTCGCTTTTAATGTTAATGCTTCCTGTGCTAACGGAGCCTTGATGCTCGATATAGCTGCAAGGTACATTGCAATGGGTGATTACAAGAACGTTCTTGTTATCGGTACTTATGCAATGACAAAATTTCTCAGCTGGAAGTACTCTTGGGAAGCGCTCTTCAGTGACGGTGCAGGTGCGTTGATACTTACCGCATCTGATGAACCTGGCTTTATCGGTAGCGTTTCCAGGGCAGACGGTAGCTGGTGGCAGAACTGGGGTATCTACATGGGAGCAGGAACGATGAATCTTGAAGGTTTTGAAAGAGGCCTTCATAAATTGGATTTGAGAGCTGCATATCCAGCAACTGTGAACGAAGAAGGCTGGCCTATGCTTATTAACAAACTCATGGAAAAATACAATTTAACAAAAGAAGAAATTGGAATGATTTTCTTCACACAAGTTAGAAAGAAGACTATAGAAAAGGTCATGGACATACTTGGACTTCCCATTGAAAAAACTCATATGATAATGCATAAGTACGGCTATACAGGTTCAGCTTGCGTATACATGGCATATGATGATGCACTCGACGAAGGTAAATTGAATAACCTTGAAGGGAAAGTTATAATTTTCTTAACTTCGGGAGTAGGATTCCAGCAGGTTGCTACAGCGTTTAGAGTGTGA
- a CDS encoding carboxypeptidase M32, whose translation MSKVEELKTYYRKAEMFESAVSLMYWDMRTYMPPDAAQYRAKAFSDISTYVFKLLISDELEKLLEESVPSNDIEEKIIKLGKKEYYRYKKIPPEMFEEMMQLSTLLEHRWETEKFTGNYQELYPLFQKLVDLNKKYAELLGYETEPYDALLDLYEPGVKAKEIEKVFSEIKIFIQDVLKKIESAEKFEDPFNRTFEIEKQKVFNHWLLQYLGYDFKKGRLDVSTHPFTNPVGLNDVRITTRYFEEDIKNSIYSTIHEFGHALYSLSIPEEFYGLPIGASASYGFDESQSRFWENIVGRSLSFWKSVYDKFTEIFPEMKTYTPEDLWRGANNVRRSYIRTEADEVTYNLHIILRFEIERDLINGKIFAKDIPEIWNERFENYFGLKVPSNTFGCMQDPHWFGGSFGYFPTYALGNFYSAQIYEKMKEEIEFESVVEEGRFDVIAKFLKESVHSKGRLYEPMELIHIVTGKPFSASPFIDYIGDKYSKIYNIQI comes from the coding sequence ATGTCAAAAGTTGAAGAACTTAAAACATACTATCGCAAAGCCGAGATGTTTGAAAGTGCCGTTTCACTCATGTACTGGGATATGAGAACTTACATGCCACCTGATGCCGCACAATATCGTGCCAAAGCTTTCTCAGATATAAGTACATACGTGTTTAAACTTCTCATATCTGATGAATTAGAAAAACTTCTTGAAGAATCGGTGCCGAGCAATGATATTGAAGAGAAGATAATAAAGTTAGGTAAGAAAGAATATTATAGATATAAAAAGATACCGCCTGAGATGTTTGAAGAAATGATGCAACTAAGTACACTCTTAGAACACAGATGGGAAACAGAAAAGTTTACAGGCAATTACCAAGAACTCTATCCACTCTTTCAAAAATTGGTAGATTTGAACAAGAAATATGCAGAACTTCTTGGATATGAGACAGAACCATATGATGCGCTACTTGATCTTTACGAACCAGGAGTAAAAGCGAAAGAAATAGAAAAAGTATTTTCTGAAATAAAGATCTTTATCCAAGATGTTCTGAAGAAAATAGAATCTGCCGAGAAATTCGAAGATCCGTTCAACAGAACATTTGAAATAGAAAAACAAAAAGTGTTCAACCATTGGTTGTTGCAATACTTAGGATACGATTTTAAAAAGGGACGTCTCGATGTCTCAACTCATCCATTTACCAATCCCGTTGGGCTTAACGACGTTAGAATAACAACCAGGTACTTTGAAGAGGACATAAAAAACTCAATATACTCTACGATACACGAATTTGGTCATGCACTTTATTCACTTTCGATTCCTGAAGAGTTCTATGGATTGCCAATTGGCGCAAGTGCATCTTACGGTTTTGACGAAAGTCAATCACGATTTTGGGAAAACATAGTCGGTAGGAGTCTATCATTCTGGAAAAGTGTTTATGATAAATTCACTGAAATATTCCCGGAAATGAAGACATATACACCTGAAGACTTGTGGAGAGGTGCAAATAACGTTAGAAGATCCTATATTAGAACGGAAGCCGATGAAGTAACCTACAATCTGCACATAATACTCAGGTTCGAAATTGAGAGGGACCTAATAAATGGTAAAATCTTTGCAAAGGACATTCCAGAAATATGGAATGAGAGATTTGAAAATTACTTTGGTTTGAAAGTGCCAAGCAACACATTCGGATGTATGCAAGATCCACACTGGTTTGGCGGTTCGTTTGGATATTTCCCAACTTATGCACTCGGAAACTTCTATTCAGCGCAGATTTACGAAAAAATGAAGGAAGAAATAGAGTTTGAAAGTGTCGTGGAAGAAGGTAGATTTGATGTCATAGCCAAATTTTTGAAGGAAAGTGTCCATTCGAAGGGTAGGCTATACGAACCAATGGAATTAATCCATATTGTTACTGGTAAGCCCTTTAGCGCGTCTCCTTTCATTGATTATATAGGAGACAAGTATTCAAAGATCTATAATATTCAAATTTAG